The genomic interval GTAGCGCCTAAGCTCTCCCTTTTCATAAGCCTCCAGCAACTCATTTACCAATGTTGAAACTTTAAAAAACCTTACTTTCTTTCCTCTGTTACATGCTTCTATTCCAAGAGCTGTTGCAAAATGTGTTTTGCCAGTTCCGACTGGCCCATAAAATATCAAGTTTTCTTTATTTTCTATGAAGTTTCCTTCTACTAATCCCTCTATATTTAAAGTCTCTGGAAACTCAACATTAGTATAGTCGTAGTTTTCTAAACTTTTGTATACTTCAAATTTAGCTTGTTTTAATAATCGATTTTTTCTATTTATCTGCTGATATTCTAAGGCTCTTTTAAGTACATTTGCTAAGTATTCCTCCTTTGTAGTAAATGGAATATCTTCAAAATCATTTAAAAATTCTCTTCCTAATTTTAATTTTTTA from Fusobacterium sp. SYSU M8D902 carries:
- the istB gene encoding IS21-like element helper ATPase IstB; amino-acid sequence: MKDILIDYAKKLKLGREFLNDFEDIPFTTKEEYLANVLKRALEYQQINRKNRLLKQAKFEVYKSLENYDYTNVEFPETLNIEGLVEGNFIENKENLIFYGPVGTGKTHFATALGIEACNRGKKVRFFKVSTLVNELLEAYEKGELRRYTNTLNKYDLLICDEWGYVPISLKGSELLFQVIADCYERKSLIITTNLEFGKWISIFMDKKLTSAIIDRIIHHGHVIYFTGDSYRIKNSTINSI